A stretch of DNA from Penaeus chinensis breed Huanghai No. 1 chromosome 1, ASM1920278v2, whole genome shotgun sequence:
tttacttacagatgtaaataaaaaaacattgacTAAAATGAGCATAATAAAGTTAAGATACAGAATAACAAGTTTCAGTCATGTGTTATCATTCATCGCCTTACCTCTTGCCTGGCACTATCGATGTAACTCAACACTTTTTTAGCATGGTCCTCATGGATGGTTGCCCCCACAGTTGTGTCTTCAGCAAAGGGGTCGCCAATCTTCAGCTTTTCAGTTGCAGTTACAAGCTGTTTGAGGTACTCTGCAGCAATACTCCTATGTACAAATACTCGAGTTCCATTGGAGCAAACCTACGAAAATATTACAAAAGCTATATAGTCCCTTTGATATAATCAAATACTTCATTTAGTTTTCCTAACCCCTGGAGTCTGACCCATGTCAACAAGTGAGTTTCTCCTTCCAGCCAAGCTGTCTTGATAATGCCTCAGTTTTAAATAAATGGCAgcctatttttccccttttgttttgGTGTGAATGAAAAGATTAAACTCAATAACAATCTGACATACCAGCATGAGTGTAAAATCAAGTCATAGAGGCCAATTTGCTATTAGGGAGagccaagagagaaagaaaaagagagcaaatcAGATAATTACAACTGCATCAAAAGTGCAAGTGAGTGCAACAAACAGCCCCTTGAATAGGCATGGAATCACTATTTTACtcaacccccccaatcccttgctccttGTTgctgtgggggggcttaggaggcagagacttGGGCCCAATGTAGCAATCACCCCAGCCTTGGACCTCAGCTCTCATCTCAACCAATTTTGCAGgctctattcttctcctcctttccttttcctcctcttcttcatccccttcttatccttatccaaatcgttaactcatatttaccctttttgccacgaCACTTTACCATAATACtgtgtaacctttgatgtctggtcCATTTCATTTTgaccaagccccaccctatcactatattttgtatatgccgccaatgaccttagttgttgacAAAGTGGAAAATTTTCAATAATAAACGTTTTGCTTATCTGGGCATCACATTACTAGTATCAACCACATCAGGTTTGGTGTGTCCCCCCTCATATAGTAGAGACCGGAAAGGACCTTGTGCAATTATTCTTACCTGACCCTGGGACAAAAAGTTTGCCATGAGGGTGGCTTTGACGGCATTCTTCATGTCAGCATCTGGGAAAATGATAAGCGGCGATTTTCCTCCAAGTTCGAGCGTTACGGACTTGATATCTTGTGCTCCGGCTGTCATTACCTATGGGGATAAACAGAGTGATATACCTTTTGAATACAAATGTTTGTGATATCAACTTTATGAAAAGCTAGTTCTGCAATACCTAATAGGAGAGGTGGGGATgcttagcacacacacaaacacacacacaaatgaaaacaGAGACTGGACCTCATGTCTCAAATATCTGAACTTCATTCATTTAAATTTTTTCGTCTTAATTTTGTTACACCTTCATATAGTAAATACATTTCTAATCTGTAATCAATTCTATTAGTTGTTTTTCCTAGATCCAGTCTCCAATGTAAAGGAGATTTTCTTGTCTGATGAGGACCctgtaatttgttttcttttctttttcaccacATTAATACtaccaacattaaaaaaaaaacaaaaaaaaaactaaatatatattcttacttaTGATGCTTGTAATGCACAAATACTCCTAAGGGATTAGTTTTActtagtatttttatatatatatatatatatatatatatatatatatatatatatatatatatatatttatgtatatatatatttatgtatatatatatatatatatatttatatatatatatatatatatatatatatctatatatatatatatatctatatctatatatctatctatctatctatctagctatatatatgtacaaacacattttctttgttttttgtttttcatttagctCATTcaattagttttttctttttgaaaagaaaagaaaaaaaaattataggaaaGAAATGTTTCTCAACAATTAAatcaagcaagaaagagaaaaaaaaaaaaaaaaaaaaataataataataataaaaaaaaaaattatatcttacTCTAAACTTTTCATCTGCACATGCAATACTATGGATATCAAAAAGCTTACCTTTGTGCCAGTTGGGACAGATCCCGTGAATGATAACTTGGCAACATCTGGATGTTCACACAGATAAGCTCCTGTTTGCCCTTCTCCCTGAAATTGGGCAAACAAGGTCATCTCCatattccatttcctttctttggtTGGCATCTTGGAAActcattatatatcatcattatatatcattaaaaatcaaacaagggaggggggggagggagggagggagggagggagagagagagagagagagagagagagagagagagagagagagagagagagagagagagagagagagagagagagagagagagagagagagagagagagagagagagcgagcagaagtccttttcattccctctttacCTGAACCACATTATACACTCCATCTGGTACCCCTGCATCAGCCAGGACCTCCCCCAAGGTTACTGCTGTCACTGGAGTGAACTGCGAGGGTTTGTACACAAATGTATTCCCACAGGCCAGAGCTGGAGCAACCTGCAATGGACCATTATTCTGAATCACTTTTCTGTGCCTATGACTAGATAATCAATATTCTAGGAGTGAATCCTTCACTGCTGGTTCTGTTGAGCATTGCTGAAATTAAAACTAAAATAGAGCAACGACTGGAAAAAttctaaaaaatattatcattactaattatgaaAAATCATGAATGATATGATATTGAATAACTATAAAACAGtgtaaaccaaaaaataaaataatataagaacatTTGAAGTAAAACATAATTAATTCTATGCAACCATGACACTCTATGACCTGCTAAATTTACACTGTTGCGAAATAAAACTAAGTAAGGACATCTAGCGAGCTTATTTTAAAAGGAATACATATTCATGTCAAAATCACCTAATTTTCATGGCTTCTTACTCTATCAATCATGCATTtactcatccatatatatacctagCAAGAGGAACAATCATGGATGGATGGAACATGGTCGACTATTATTAGCAAACACAGACCACTAAAAATCACCTTCCAAATGCAGGTCTGCAGGGGGAAATTCCATGCGCCAACGCCTCCAATTACTCCAAGTGGCTGCTTTTGTACCATGGCAAAGGATCCTCCGGGTAATGGGACGTGCTGGCCTTCATAAGAGAGATATCATGTTAGCTCTAGATAGGCTAAGGTCAGTGACACTGTAGCAGTGGCTTATGTATAAGTGGTTTcctgtatataattaaataaaactgaagaagaagaagaaaaagaaaactataaaatgtattatttcaATATCCTGAAAGACTTATTATTACCAGTTGTAACATTTACTAagtaacaaataagtaaaaataagtatttctgcatgtgtgtatgtatggggagAGAAGTAAACCTCTCCTTGCTAAATAAAACACAATGTAATCAATGAAAACATCTCTCATACACTAAAATATAAAAGTAGGTCACCCACCAACAATACAGGGAGCAAGACCCCCATAGTACTCCAGAGCATCAGCGCAGGATGTAATATCCAGACGTGCTTCCCAAATAGGTTTCCCAGTGTCTTGCACCTGTCGCGAAATTTAAAAGGACATCATCAAACAAGTTCGTGCACAATCACGTAACATATATTCATCTAAGACATTACTTCACATAACCATGCCTACGAAGCACTGACCTCCAACCTGGATATATCTTCTAGGTTTTCCCTGATAATCTGTCCTGCTCTTAACagcttatctcctctttctcttcctgaaaGCTGAGAGGAAAGAATTCTCACTCCCACGTCTTTTAAAAATTCTCTACAATATGCAGTAAATGACATTGGGAAATAGTAATCTTTCAATGAGATTAGTAAGCCATACTTTACTCCACGTTGCAAATACTCCTTTAGCAACTCCAACAGCTCTGTTGACCTCTTCTACTCCAGAGATGGGTACACCGCAAAGCAGCTCTCCGGAGGCAGGCTCAAGAACCTATAAAGAATCATTTTCATCAAACATATCCCTCTTTTTGTTTACTCTCCATttgttctacatatatacattatagtggCATATTCACCAAGAATTCACGCACTTCATCTATGGCTTCTATCTTCAACAAAATTCCTACTCATTTTCATTAACTACTTAGTAAGCCAAGCATTTAATAAGAAGAGCATTCCCTAAATAGGTTGAATCACACACTAGCTTCATATGTGGTCATCTACTTTCTTACCATTctatagaataaagaaaagaattatgTTTAATGCTTCTTGCAGATAAATTGTAAGGGACTACAATAACACAGCAATATCAAAATGGGACAATTACAGTTAACAAGAACAAAGACTACAAGCAttttttaatgggggggggggggcacaaaggAGAAAACTAAGGTTATGGCCATAAGGAACATGAATAACACTATTATTAAGGATATTCTGGACAAAGCAAACGTATGCTTATAATCAGTTACAAAGCCTGCTGCTCTCTGCTCACGTTGGGCTAAATCCACTTGAACCTCCAGTGGCTATGTCTCATTGTTCCTGTCCAAAATAAAATTTGTTGTGCAGCTAATCTCAAGAAATATTTCATGTAATGTTGAGTATAATATCCACTGGGAATATCTATTTTCCAGGCAAATGTGTAAATATTTTGCTTGGTGGTACATGCATAAAAGTTTGATTTTAGTGAGTAGGTAGGggactcccctctcccttggccAGGCTGGAACATGTGCTACTTTTCACAGAGATCTAGGCAAGACAAAGCATGATCCTAGCAAGTGCAAGTGCACAAAAAAAGCATCATATTCCTCCAAGTTGGGCCTCTTTTAAATGCCAAGCCAGCCATGGCCAAATGTTGAGTGCTactcttggtaaaaaaaaaaaaaagtctgagtgCATTCTCCATAAAAGTCTTCATTCTACATCACATGAGATATTGATACTTGAATGCTAAATATAACAATACCACAAATTTCATCAAGGATCTATCCCATAAACATGCACTTTATATCAAAACATTAATGGGACCAGGTGCTCCAGTAACACTATACCAAGTGTGCTATCTATGACTTGAAAGGGCAAAGACCTTACATCTTTACATTCTAAAATCTTCTACACATAGACAATATGAAGTGCACATTCTATGATACCCTTCCCCCTACTGCCTAACTCTAAAGTACCATGTGACCCCCATGGCTTTTGGACTAGATAGTAGAGGGGATTCTTACAGAAAAGTGTGCTCCATGATGGAAATGAACAGCTGATTTGTCACctcaaaatacacaaaacacatcaccttgtaaaaaaaaattaacctacAAAATTGCAAaacataatatagaaaataaaataaatgaattaaacacTTAAAAATAACATATACCAAGGAAAATGAAACTATTAAccaaatatcacacacatatatacccgtaCTCCACGCAgctacagaaaaacaaaacagaagagaataaaaagtgGCTTAAAGCACCTTCATCGATCCAGGACTATCAACTGGCAGACAACGCTTGCCGGCCACGAAGTTCCATGGCCCGCGGATGGTCCTTGTGATGTTTCGGCTGATCACCAGGGAGCTGAGGCCACTTGCCATCTGAAATCGGGAAAGAAAGGGTTATGATCTTCGAGAATGCAGAGAATAGGATGAACACAGATCTgttaaaaaggaagaaggagaaggagaaggagaaggagaaggagaaggagaaggagaaggagaaggagagggagaaggagaagaagatagatgaagaagaagaagaaggaggagaaggagaaggagaaggagaaggagaaggagaagaagaagacagacaaagatgaaagaagacagaagaaaaaagtcTTCTGAGttgtcacatatgtatatgtaacaattTTAACTGGCCTGTATGTCACCCATTCAGAAATATTACCTTGATTTATAAACTTGAAAAACAGGATATTTTAAGGGAAGATTCATGTGTTTGTATTAGAAAAGGCAATTATATAATGCCAAGCAAAAGGATTATACAACACAATTGGGAATATATTTTTGATTCAGAACCATCCTAATTATCTTAAAGGTACCtggtaaataagaaagaaagaaagaaagaaagaaagaaggaaaagaaagaaggaaaagacagaaagaaaagaaagaaagaaagaaagaaggaaaagacagaaagaaaagaaagaaagaaggaaagaaagaaggaaaagaaagaaagaaagaaagaaagaaagaaagaaggaaaagaaagaaaaaaagaaagaaagaaagaaggaaaagaaagaaggaaaagaaagaaggaaaagaaagaaggaaaagaaagacagaaagaaagaaggaaaagacagaaagaaagaaagaaagaaagaaagaaagaaggaaaagaaagaaggaaaagaaagaaggaaaagaaagaaagaaagaaagaaacccattcagagaaaaaaaaaactaatctttctgcctctttattcacaaataatatgtaatacatacaaaataaatacaaaatcagaCGAATTAAATTCCCAATGCACACTAAATTAGGCCTGCCTCGaatacctctctcctcctcgcgaTACCAGCTGGATCCCTAAACCTTATCACGTCTTTATGTATCTCCTAAAAGACCGGGATTTAACTAAAATAAATCCCACGTCCTCGGGCTCTTCCTCGGGGATTTCTTTCCAGCCTCGTCGGGGAAATTCCACGGCCTTTGCTCTTCAGTAGTTATGTACGAGgaacttttaatgtttttttttacttgtgagTTTTTGTATATGTTAATCAGAGGGACGGACAGATAATCGAGTGATTTCAAAGAattcctcaaaaaagaaaaaagtgaaataaaaaaaaataataataacgtaataatactaataatgtaataatactaataatctaataataattaataatggaaTGATTTCAATTTTAATTCCAGATAATCTAATCATTTTAAATACTTCCGCAGACAaaacgaattaaaaaataaaagaaagaaataaacacaacGAAAACATAGGCCTACCCAGCAACAGAGCCTCAGACCCTAATTTAGCCTCTTTCCAGCTTCTGAGACGAGTGTCAGGTCCTCTCACGCGTCCCTCGCCCTATCTCGCCACCCGCTGATTCAGAATTGGCAAGGAAAGACTAGAATATATCGAAAGTTCACTTACCTTTTGAGGTTTTATGGAAAAATTTCTGGAGCGAAAGATAAGCTGTCGACTCTCTTCGCCCGAGGGACTCCGACTCGCTCGTTCCGGGTTACGTAGTAGAGATAGTTTTATTTGacgtttaattatatttattgttcgAGTATGCTATGTCTATTCGAAATTaggatgtattttatatttaggtTGGTTTGGGTTATGTAGGGGAGTAAATGTTGTTCTggaatgtgaagatattcactttTAAGGATTCGGGAATTAGTACTGATTAGagtactttcccttttttttaatcttcgaaaataatacattttgaaaactttttttattgttgttatgagtaagtatgtctctatttatttaaaagaaaatttcaGGTTAGATTTGTGCGATTCTCTCCAAAGTactggaaagaggggggggggggtagggattaAACTCTGGGAACATTCCATgcttcgatatacatatatatatatatatatatatagacacacacacacacacacacacacacacacacacacacatatatatatatgcattttcctttctttttcctttttttatagtcCCTCGAAGTCGAAAGAtatgaaagggagagacagacagacagagaggaagaaaaaaaagagaagaaatgtacTGGGTATATactatgcatctgtctatctgtatctatatctacaactttctatctatatgtatatatatatgcatatatgtatatatatgtaatatatatatatacatatatatatagtgtgtgtgtgtgtgtgagtgcgagtgcgagtgcgagtgcgagtgcgagtgcgagtgcgagtgcgagtgcgagtgtgtgtgcgagtgcgagtgcgagtgcgagtgcgagtgtgtgtgcgagtgtgtgtgcgagtgtgtgtgcgagtgtgtgtgtgtgtgtgtgtgtgcgagtgcgagtgcgagtgcgagtgcgagtgcgagtgcgagtgcgagtgcgagtgcgagtgcgagtgcgagtgcgagtgcgagtgcgagtgtgtgtgcgagtgtgtgtgcgagtgtgtgtgcgagtgtgtgtgtgtgtgtgtgtgtgtgtgtgtgtgtgtgtgtgtgtgtgtgcatatgcattaatgtatttgtaccgatatacatgtgtatacgtatatgcacacgtatCTAGAATAGCGCACACGAGTGTGCGCTATTTGCGTTTCAGCTCAAGTTCTATTATATCTGTCCCATTCAGTATTGTGTGCTTTTCATTCCTTTCCAACCTTGAATTTTATGATCtacatattacttttatcatttctcttctttatttgacGCCGTTGTATCATTAAATTTTATTCAACTATAAAAAAATCATTGACGAACACCGGGTCGCTTTTTTGGTTACAATATATTCCATTTTACAGCCACTCAAGCAAAGTTTTAAGCATCTTGGCATGAAGGTACAGCCGGGGACTAAGAACTCTCGCCATCATGGATTTTGGTGTAAATTTCACTGTCTTTGATACCAACAAAGAGTTTGAAAACATGACCGAcaccgaaagaaaacgaaaatgaatggCCGATTATTGATCATGCTTTCTTGGTGGGTATATCAGATATATTTCTGCTTAGAAAATGGGATGAAAGAACGCGCAAGATACATTTTTGAAGTCATATAATTGGAGATCATCGCTGGAGTTACTTATATTCGACCTCGTCTGAGTTCAAGGGAGATCTGTGTCATGGATACTTGCAGTCGAGGCTTCGAAAACCTCGTTCGCGGAtggtaataatacatatattaagcTGGAtggtatctctccccctcccgagATCGATAGTCAATCCACAGACTAAaacgacagaaaaagaaaagaaaaaaaaaatccatgacacCCATTCAATTCCCATACACAGGTCCTTAGGAAAAGCCTCATAACAGTCCAGGAACTACCATTAAGTACTTCTTAAGGCCTTAATAGCTGGCGACAAACTGGAGCTGCCAAGGCCCTACAGAAAAACTGGTGTACTTTAAACTCAGCAAGGGCGGGAGTATGTATGACGGGTGTCAAAACAATGATTTGGTGAATATGGTTAAGTGTTGaacttaaataaaaaaacacttgAATGATCAACTTTCTGGTGCGATTAGCTATGAAACGAAGGACCTATCACGCTGCTGTTCCAAAATTtacaaggaaacaaataaatagacgaaCTGATATAATCACAGAAGCAAAGAGCAagtcacatccacacacacacaaaaaaaaaagacataacagATTCACACGATAAGCTTAATACTCGGTAATAACTCGACTGCAGGCACACTGTCAACTCCTCCGATTCGCTTGAAGACAGGGACAACTTCTCTCTACTGGAGATGCAGTGGTGACCCCAGTTTCATGAGAAGCCCAAGCAGGTACAGAATGCATTTGAGTTTCATGATTTCTGTTAAGTGGATTTCCGAGGATCAGTTTGGCTAAAAGCAGACAAAATTAAATTCGGGAAATTAGACAAATACAGTAGGGATTACAGACAGCGCTAGTGTATGAATGGCTCACAGTCGTTCGAATAATTTTAAGTGCTTAATTCAGTTGTAAACTCGCAAGAAACAACCAGTGAGTAGTTACTGATAATAccaaatgtaataatgaaaatactaattttACTTAATGCACTGTGGTACCTTTTCATGAGACAAACGATTAAAAGCCGTTGAAAAAGACAACTGCATGTGTTTGTAAGGGTATTCGAATTGGCTTATATGTAGATCAGCTGTTGGAATAGTTATCTAAAATTGGTAAAAAATGTAGTATTTCTTACAAACACAAATCCTAATACAAAACTTCGTATGAAGCGTGCGATTTCGTCGCCTGGCAGTGTGAGAAAAAGACTTCTTGTCATGCCCGAAACATTTATTAACATAAATGacatgattacaataacaaatgATGTAAATGCTGTCACAGGATTATTTTGTATCGCCGAAAGCCAACGAAATGTCAAGCACTGAACTAAATTCAAAATATAGCCTTCGTGTGGTAAATCGGGAAATATTCGCATTTACTAATCACAGACGTGTCCAAGCCTTTCACTTGGGAACCACTAACAGGATTACATCCGGTTCTACACAATGCTTGGTAATAATATCAAGAGCGTCATGACTAAAACAGTTAATATCTTGCAAAACAAAGTAAGCGCCGTTACTGCGCGTGGTGGATGGTGAAGCCGGGCGCCCCGAGGCACGTGCGCCACACCTGGTAGCCGTGGCTCTCGAGGTCGAGGCAGCACTTGGCCACGTCCTCCCCGCCGCAGAGGCCTTCCACCACGATCCCGAAGCCCCCGCCGCCCGCGCCCGTCAGCTTGCCCCTGAGGCCGCTCGCCCGCGCCAGGCCCACCAGGCGGTCCAGGCTCGGGTGCGACACGCCCAGGGCACACAGCAGCGAATGGTTGATCTCCATGAGCTCCCCGATCGTCTCGTGGGCGGCGGCGCGGCCCTGGTCCCTGGCGGCCGAGGCCAGGTCGTGCAGCGCCTGGATCCCTCGCTCGGCCAGGGAGTCCAGCGCGTCCAGGATCGGGTCGATGACGCTCGGGTGCCTCTCACGACGCTCGCGGACTCCCGTGACGAGCGCCTTGGTGCTCCTTGGCACCTTCGTGTTCACTAGCAGCACTCGCAAAGGAGGCACTTCCACGGGCGTGCTGGTGCCGCCCTTGAAGTTGACTGCGCCGCCGTACGTGCAGATGGAATTGTCGATGCCCGAGGGTGTTCCGTGGATGATCTGCTCACTCCTGAAGGCCCACTGGCACACCTTCTCCAGGTTGGCCTGGTCTTCGCCCGGCTCGAGGCGCCCCGCGATGTGGAGCAGCGCCCCCGACAAGCACACCGCATAGGCCGCAGAGCTGCCGAGGCCGGCGCCGGTTGGGAGCTGGCTGTTGACGGAGATCTGCAAGGGCAGAGGCTGAGGCAAGATGGCCAGGTACAGGTGGAGGAACGACAGCAGGGCCAGCTTGCGAGGCGGGCTGCCGGCGTCCGCCTCGATGCCCAGGAACTTGCGCAGGGTAGCGGCTTGGGCGTCGGCGAGCGGCGCGGCGTCCGCGGCCTGCGTGCAGCCCATCTGCTCCCACAAGGCCCGCAGCTCCTCCAGCGCCCACGTCTTGTTGATCTCGACGTCGGGGAGGCAGAGGGACACCGAGTCGGCGGCGGCGCTGACCGTGAGGTGCGTGCGCAGGTCGAGGCTGAGGGCCACGG
This window harbors:
- the LOC125024899 gene encoding mevalonate kinase-like is translated as MSSTDAPWSGEVRVSAPGKVILHGEHSVVYGKRAVALSLDLRTHLTVSAAADSVSLCLPDVEINKTWALEELRALWEQMGCTQAADAAPLADAQAATLRKFLGIEADAGSPPRKLALLSFLHLYLAILPQPLPLQISVNSQLPTGAGLGSSAAYAVCLSGALLHIAGRLEPGEDQANLEKVCQWAFRSEQIIHGTPSGIDNSICTYGGAVNFKGGTSTPVEVPPLRVLLVNTKVPRSTKALVTGVRERRERHPSVIDPILDALDSLAERGIQALHDLASAARDQGRAAAHETIGELMEINHSLLCALGVSHPSLDRLVGLARASGLRGKLTGAGGGGFGIVVEGLCGGEDVAKCCLDLESHGYQVWRTCLGAPGFTIHHAQ
- the LOC125024670 gene encoding 4-trimethylaminobutyraldehyde dehydrogenase-like; the encoded protein is MASGLSSLVISRNITRTIRGPWNFVAGKRCLPVDSPGSMKVLEPASGELLCGVPISGVEEVNRAVGVAKGVFATWSKLSGRERGDKLLRAGQIIRENLEDISRLEVQDTGKPIWEARLDITSCADALEYYGGLAPCIVGQHVPLPGGSFAMVQKQPLGVIGGVGAWNFPLQTCIWKVAPALACGNTFVYKPSQFTPVTAVTLGEVLADAGVPDGVYNVVQGEGQTGAYLCEHPDVAKLSFTGSVPTGTKVMTAGAQDIKSVTLELGGKSPLIIFPDADMKNAVKATLMANFLSQGQVCSNGTRVFVHRSIAAEYLKQLVTATEKLKIGDPFAEDTTVGATIHEDHAKKVLSYIDSARQEGATVLCGGERVLLKGKLAGGWYLSPAVLTDCRDDMKVVQEEVFGSVASVLEFDTEEEAVKRANDTRFGLAGAVFTKDIQRGHRVANSIEAGTVWINTYNLYPTEVPFGGYKHSGIGRENGLTAVDYFTQTRTVYVEMGDVDCGLLYQD